A genomic region of Colletotrichum destructivum chromosome 1, complete sequence contains the following coding sequences:
- a CDS encoding Putative FYVE zinc finger, Zinc finger, FYVE/PHD-type, Zinc finger, RING/FYVE/PHD-type: MATDLIMPTPADQRGPFYPQDRPHFSHGRSQSFQTVPQPRPFRNRTSPLSTPHDGSPTSPKSCLTESVHPVYVPAVLRPNKHHSKKPRAPKAEDTDGDDLLCLRRSNSSFVSLPGFSVLGQKLSRRSTGDSGKVIDLELDADLFPQVTGEPTRKHWKPDTESVMCDDPTCKRKFTPLNRRHHCRRCGNIFCHTHSNEVIPLDEDCNYNPRGSLARACFHCFTEFKVWKSRNGSRSGSDQSSDSSDTPSSPIVASPVAPTMPGMLPPTKGPEVAASVPRDWSWSTF, encoded by the exons ATGGCAACCGATCTCATTATGCCTACTCCCGCCGACCAGCGCGGCCCCTTCTATCCCCAGGATCGCCCTCACTTCTCCCATGGTCGATCCCAGTCGTTCCAGACGGTGCCCCAGCCCCGGCCCTTTCGCAACCGCACCTCGCCTCTTAGCACCCCTCACGATGGCTCCCCCACGTCGCCCAAGTCGTGCCTGACCGAGTCGGTGCACCCCGTCTACGTCCCCGCCGTCCTGCGCCCCAACAAGCACCACTCCAAGAAGCCCCGGGCGCCCAAGGCCGAAGATACCGACGGAGACGACCTGCTCTGCCTGCGCCGCTCCAACAGCAGCTTCGTCAGCCTTCCGGGCTTCAGCGTCCTCGGTCAGAAGCTGTCGCGCCGCTCCACCGGCGATAGCGGCAAggtcatcgacctcgagctggaCGCCGACCTCTTCCCCCAGGTCACCGGCGAGCCCACCCGCAAGCACTGGAAG CCCGATACCGAGTCCGTCATGTGCGACGACCCGACTTGCAAGCGCAAGTTCACCCCTCTGAACCGCAGACaccactgccgccgctgtgGTAACATCTTCTGTCACACGCACTCCAACGAGGTCatccccctcgacgaggactgCAACTACAACCCCAGGGGCTCTCTCGCCCGCGCCTGCTTCCACTGCTTCACCGAATTTAAGGTATGGAAGAGCCGCAACGGCagccgcagcggcagcgatCAGAGCTCCGACTCCTCCGACACCCCGTCAAGCCCCATCGTCGCGAGCCCCGTGGCCCCGACGATGCCCGGCATGCTGCCGCCCACCAAGGGCCCTGAGGTGGCCGCCAGCGTTCCTCGCGACTGGAGCTGGAGCACCTTCTAG
- a CDS encoding Putative ELO family protein, whose amino-acid sequence MAGVTVLGELPSASLFTFPPNGAHMAIPPPLPGSIAAAPPVEIPDHIFTAALDPMVPITIATLYAVTVKLLNKYNKSTKNKPWGISKTRPFFAFVVLHNVFLAVYSAWTFWGMLGGMRRSVVSPFGPNGLAATADSFCQLNGNGGFGAATVYNETVGYWSSLTGNNALGFDGRPSRTVTGRIWNEGLAFYGWIFYLSKFYEVLDTFIILAKGKLSSTLQTYHHAGAMMCMWAGMRYMSAPIWMFVLVNSFIHAMMYTYYTITAFNIRVPMAIKRTLTTLQITQFLVGATYAMAHSFVSYTVPVTVYTLNKGGADAITKTATGTAAEAAATATAGAFETLKNMVFGASSQVAEDAAAATASVAAAVPQDGFVSETIFVTQPCVTTSGETFAIWLNVLYLAPLTYLFVMFFIRSYIRRSSAESSKGKGKARRESNVTLAEKAGWDAAREVNREIYNGSASYNVEGSPKRAANGKAKH is encoded by the exons ATGGCCGGCGTCACCgtgctcggcgagcttccGTCCGCCTCGCTCTTCACCTTCCCGCCCAATGGCGCCCACATGGCCATTCCCCCGCCTCTGCCcggctccatcgccgccgcgcccccGGTCGAGATCCCCGACCACAtcttcaccgccgccctcgaccccATGGTGCCCATCACCATTGCCACCCTCtacgccgtcaccgtcaagCTGTTGAACAAGTACAACAAGTCGACCAAGAACAAGCCGTGGGGCATCAGCAAGACAAGgcccttcttcgccttcgttGTTCTGCACAatgtcttcctcgccgtctaCTCGGCCTGGACCTTTTGGGGCATGCTGGGTGGCATGCGGAGGAGCGTCGTGAGCCCCTTCGGCCCCAACGGCCtggccgccaccgccgacaGCTTCTGCCAGCTGAACGGAAACGGCGGCTTCGGTGCTGCCACTGTCTACAACGAGACCGTCGGCTACTGGTCGAGCCTGACCGGCAACAAcgccctcggcttcgacggcCGCCCAAGCCGCACCGTCACTGGCAGGATCTGGAACGAGGGTCTCGCCTTCTACGGCTGGATCTTCTACCTGAGCAAGTTCtacgaggtcctcgacacCTTCATCATTCTCGCCAAGGGCAAGCTCAGCTCCACCCTGCAGACCTACCaccacgccggcgccatgatGTGCATGTGGGCCGGCATGCGCTACATGTCCGCCCCCATCTGGATGTTCGTCCTGGTCAACTCCTTCATCCACGCCATGATG TACACATACTACACCATCACCGCTTTCAACATCCGCGTTCCCATGGCCATCAAGCGAACCCTCACCACCCTCCAGATCACCCAGTTCCTCGTCGGAGCCACCTATGCCATGGCCCACTCTTTCGTCTCGTACACGGTCCCCGTGACCGTCTACACCCTcaacaagggcggcgccgatgccatCACCAAGACTgccaccggcaccgccgcTGAGGCAgccgccacggccaccgccgGTGCCTTTGAGACCCTCAAGAACATGGTCTTTGGCGCTTCCTctcaggtcgccgaggatgccgctgccgctaccgcctcggtcgccgccgcggtgCCCCAGGATGGCTTCGTCTCCGAGACCATCTTCGTCACTCAGCCCTGCGTCACGACCAGCGGAGAGACCTTTGCCATCTGGCTCAACGTCCTCTACCTTGCGCCCCTGACCTACCTGTTCGTCATGTTCTTCATCCGCAGCTACATCCGCCGCAGCAGTGCCGAGTCctccaagggcaagggcaaggctCGCCGCGAGAGCAACGTCACCttggccgagaaggccggctGGGATGCCGCTCGCGAGGTCAACCGCGAGATCTACAACGGCTCCGCCTCGTACAATGTCGAAGGCAGCCCCAAGCgcgccgccaacggcaaggCCAAGCACTGA